One stretch of Diorhabda carinulata isolate Delta chromosome 5, icDioCari1.1, whole genome shotgun sequence DNA includes these proteins:
- the LOC130894112 gene encoding cystathionine beta-synthase-like, producing the protein MSYVSKEQDYVFQSPLHVNSCMPDRAFKCPWTKDIQKTERSPHSKWNWKPNTSNVFPDVLAATGNTPMIKLNKIPKTENVECEIYGKCEFLNPVGSVKDRMVIRCIEDAERSGLLKPGATIIEASSGNTGISVAWAASVKGYKCIIVLIDKISIEKENLIKAFGGKVLRVSASKDPTCEEGLFGTVHRLYKTIPNSIVFDQFSNPSNPISHYDTTAEEIFHQCGGQVDMIVMGTGTGGTLTGISRKFREISPNTLIIGADPYGSKFAQPSEINETDVKFIEIEGIGFEMIATVCDRSQVDKWYKLYDKDSLNMSRRMIREEGLLVGTSSGVIMAGALKAIKDFKLGKGKKVVVLLPDGTRNYLTKFVREQWMEQRGFIPCINTNNHWWWDLNATEIKTKPLKNVSVTTSLEDVLVVMNELNVDYLPVEEDGILAGIVSRKNITNELISCNTPKEEVKQTIERMYSKLPKDSNVGLVSRVLEAENYVVLLESQDGIDKALKIITSDDVLSFIQSKNEK; encoded by the exons ATGAGTTACGTTTCGAAAGAACAAGACTACGTTTTCCAATCACCATTACATGTAAATAGTTGCATGCCCGATAGAGCATTTAAATGTCCTTGGACGAAAGATATTCAAAAAACAGAGAGGTCACCTCATAGCAAATGGAACTG gaAGCCCAACACATCAAACGTGTTTCCTGATGTCTTGGCAGCTACAGGAAACACACcgatgataaaattaaataaaatacctAAGACTGAAAATGTGGAATGTGAAATTT ATGgtaaatgtgaatttttaaaTCCAgttggttcagtaaaagatcgCATGGTTATTAGATGCATCGAAGATGCAGAACGAAGCGGTTTGTTGAAACCTGGTGCAACTATAATTGAAGCCTCCTCTGGCAACACTGGCATATCTGTAGCATGGGCAGCGTCCGTCAAAG gGTACAAGTGTATTATAGTATTGATAGATAAAATTTCtatcgaaaaagaaaatttaataaaagcatTCGGTGGGAAAGTACTAAGAGTTTCGGCGTCGAAGGATCCTACTTGCGAAGAAGGATTATTTGGTACAGTCCATAGACTGTACAAAACAATACCTAATTCGATAGTTTTCGATCAG TTTAGCAATCCATCCAATCCCATCTCGCACTACGATACAACAGCCGAGGAAATTTTTCACCAATGTGGCGGACAGGTGGATATGATA GTTATGGGAACTGGTACCGGAGGTACGCTTACGGGTATTAGCagaaaatttagagaaatttctcCTAATACACTAATAATAGGAGCAGATCCCTATGGATCAAAGTTTGCTCAACCATCTGAAATTAACGAAACGGATgtaaaatttatcgaaatagAAGGAATAGGATTTGAAATGATCGCAACGGTATGTGACAGAAGTCAAGTAGATAAATGGTATAAATTGTACGATAAGGATTCACTTAATATGTCTAGAAGGATGATTAGGGAAGAAGGACTATTAGTCg gAACAAGCAGTGGCGTGATAATGGCGGGGGCTTTAAAAGCCATCAAAGATTTTAAATTGGGAAAGGGAAAAAAAGTTGTAGTTCTTTTACCGGATGGCACTAGAAATTACCTAACCAAATTCGTTAGAGAACAATGGATGGAACAAAGAGGCTTCATACCTTGTATAAATACCAATAATCACTG GTGGTGGGATTTAAATGCTACCGAAATAAAAACAAAGcctttaaaaaatgtttcggTAACTACATCGTTGGAAGATGTTTTGGTTGTTATGAACGAACTAAACGTGGACTATTTACCCGTTGAGGAGGATGG gaTTCTTGCTGGCATAGTGagcagaaaaaatattacaaatgaaTTAATATCTTGTAATACACCGAAAGAAGAAGTTAAACAAACCATCGAACGGATGTACTCAAAGTTACCCAAAGATAGTAATGTTGGTCTAGTATCGAGAGTTCTGGAAGCAGAAAATTACGTGGTACTTCTAGAGTCTCAAG ATGGCATCGATAAAGCATTAAAAATCATAACATCAGACGATGTTCTAAGTTTTATACAGAGCAAGAATGAAAAATAG
- the LOC130894115 gene encoding pentatricopeptide repeat-containing protein 2, mitochondrial-like gives MLTGKIISAVSKSAFFKTPVVNNYLRIAFNIENVRHIYSKTTLGIDTFLQQCEITRKQMENVGDKFKQKMSEIDVKEGKQMVFTEDLKNMIHLTSDEKDLELVIRMIKKFNKQNKELRFGSFIFGPVVMRLFHHQNKPDLALECFKSDELSGFFDQMITYQILLDLLFENKQYQQLLDCVEFIKEKQLEGMRYPRNVVVLALAACYKMNSKESLDYALKLWQELKDVGHFPMRRATTFCAALAYNQGNPGIALEILTSAKNQNYTTVRNLKAACLAAVGRVENAISLMKSILSDDTPGNHKHTFNRDVLDKIKEAVAGLENPELSLEFNRIEQLLMKQGHISDMGIDVQLCAEIQPPAMITEKRQNKFQPRFRKTDYKQRSFTQKKYPYQQRPGLDELV, from the exons ATGTTGACTGGAAAAATAATTAGTGCAGTTTCAAAAAGTGCATTTTTTAAGACTCCTGttgtaaataactatttacGAATAGCATTTAATATAGAAA ATGTGAGAcacatttattcaaaaactacATTAGGAATAGACACGTTCCTACAACAATGTGAAATTACTCGAAAACAAATGGAAAACGTAGGcgataaatttaaacaaaaaatgtccGAAATCGACGTAAAAGAAGGTAAACAAATGGTATTTACCGAAGATCTAAAAAACATGATACACCTCACGAGCGACGAGAAAGATCTTGAACTAGTGATACGAATGATTAAAAA gtttaacaaacaaaataaggAATTACGTTTTGGAAGCTTTATTTTCGGTCCTGTTGTAATGCGTCTCTTCCATCATCAAAATAAACCTGATTTAGCTCTGGAA TGCTTCAAATCAGATGAACTTTCAGGATTTTTTGATCAAATGATAACCTACCAAATTCTGTTGGATCTGTTATtcgaaaacaaacaatatcaacaATTATTAGATTGCgtagaatttataaaagaaaaacaattagaaGGTATGAGGTATCCAAGAAATGTTGTGGTTTTAGCTCTTGCGGCATGTTATAAGATG AATTCAAAGGAAAGTTTAGATTATGCGTTAAAACTTTGGCAAGAGTTGAAAGATGTTGGTCATTTTCCGATGCGAAGGGCAACGACATTTTGTGCAGCGCTTGCTTATAATCAAGGAAATCCTGGTATTGCCTTGGAGATTCTCACTAGCgccaaaaatcaaaattatacaacTGTCAGGAATTTGAAG gCTGCTTGCTTAGCCGCAGTTGGTAGAGTTGAAAATGCGATTTCGTTAATGAAATCTATTCTCAGCGACGACACTCCGGGTAATCACAAGCACACTTTCAACAGAGACGTTTTGGACAAAATAAAAGAAGCCGTCGCCGGTCTCGAGAATCCAGAACTCTCTTTAGAGTTCAATAGAATCGAACAGCTTCTTATGAAACAAGGTCACATTTCTGATATG ggTATCGACGTGCAATTATGTGCTGAAATACAACCCCCTGCTATGATTACGGAAAAGAGACAAAATAAATTCCAACCGAGGTTCAGAAAAACTGATTATAAGCAAAGGAGCTTTACTCAGAAGAAATATCCATATCAACAACGTCCCGGTTTGGATGAATTAGTGTGA